Proteins from a genomic interval of Bacillus mesophilus:
- a CDS encoding undecaprenyl-diphosphate phosphatase, with translation MDLWGIIVAIILGIVEGLTEFAPVSSTGHMILVDDIWLNSKELYSEEVANTFKVVIQLGSILAVVIVLWRRFFELLPLKENLNRNQEGRLGLMKVIVGLIPAIILGFLFEDYIDEYLFSMNTVLIGLVAGAILMIIADRLSSKTPKVESVDQVTYKQAFLIGLFQCIALWPGFSRSGSTISGGVILGMSHRAAADFTFIMAVPIMLGASALSLLKNWEYFTPDAFPFLAAGFISAFIFAYVSVRFFLKLIHRIKLTPFAIYRIILAAVVYVVFF, from the coding sequence ATGGATTTATGGGGTATTATTGTTGCAATTATTTTAGGTATTGTTGAGGGTTTAACTGAATTCGCACCCGTATCCTCTACAGGTCATATGATCTTAGTAGATGACATTTGGCTTAACTCGAAGGAGTTATATTCCGAAGAAGTAGCTAATACATTTAAGGTCGTGATACAGCTTGGTTCTATTCTTGCTGTTGTAATTGTTCTTTGGCGTCGTTTTTTCGAACTTCTTCCATTAAAGGAGAACTTAAATAGAAATCAAGAGGGCCGTTTAGGCTTAATGAAGGTAATTGTTGGGTTAATACCAGCCATTATTCTTGGATTCTTGTTTGAGGATTATATTGATGAATACCTATTCTCTATGAATACGGTGCTAATTGGTTTAGTTGCAGGAGCAATCTTAATGATCATAGCAGATCGTCTAAGCTCAAAGACTCCAAAAGTAGAATCGGTTGATCAAGTAACCTATAAGCAAGCATTTCTAATAGGGCTGTTTCAGTGTATAGCACTATGGCCAGGTTTTTCTCGTTCAGGTTCTACGATTTCTGGTGGAGTAATACTTGGTATGAGTCATCGTGCTGCTGCTGATTTCACCTTTATTATGGCTGTACCGATTATGTTAGGAGCAAGTGCTCTATCACTACTTAAAAATTGGGAGTATTTCACACCTGATGCGTTCCCATTCTTGGCTGCTGGTTTTATTAGTGCCTTTATTTTTGCTTATGTGTCTGTAAGGTTCTTCCTAAAATTAATTCATAGAATCAAGCTTACACCGTTTGCTATTTACCGAATTATATTAGCAGCTGTCGTATACGTCGTTTTCTTTTAA
- the zupT gene encoding zinc transporter ZupT: MTENLLLAFSLTLMAGLATGVGSILAFFTSTTNTKFLSISLGFSAGVMIYVSMVEIFVKAQDSLVSAMGVGPGNWMTVAGFFSGMLLIALIDKFIPKQGNPHEVKKVEDMNKPRNPDLLKMGSFTALAIAIHNFPEGIATFTATLQDPSIGIAIAVAVAIHNIPEGIAVSVPVYFATGDKKKAFKLSFLSGLSEPVGAVVAYLILMPYLNDVMFGIIFAAVAGIMVFISLDELLPAAKQYDEAHLSIYGVIGGMAVMAVSLLLFI; encoded by the coding sequence TTGACTGAAAACTTATTATTAGCTTTTTCATTAACATTAATGGCTGGTCTAGCAACTGGAGTCGGGAGTATCCTGGCATTCTTCACATCAACTACAAATACGAAGTTTTTATCAATATCTCTTGGCTTCTCTGCAGGTGTCATGATATATGTGTCCATGGTTGAAATCTTTGTGAAAGCACAGGATTCACTAGTATCTGCAATGGGTGTGGGTCCGGGGAATTGGATGACAGTTGCGGGCTTTTTCTCGGGAATGTTATTAATAGCGTTGATTGATAAATTTATACCGAAACAAGGTAATCCTCACGAAGTAAAGAAAGTAGAGGATATGAATAAACCGAGAAATCCTGACTTATTAAAAATGGGTTCATTTACTGCGCTAGCGATTGCAATTCATAACTTCCCAGAAGGAATTGCAACGTTTACGGCTACATTACAAGATCCCTCCATAGGAATCGCTATTGCGGTGGCAGTAGCCATTCATAATATACCTGAGGGAATTGCGGTTTCAGTCCCTGTCTATTTTGCAACAGGAGATAAGAAGAAGGCATTCAAACTTTCATTCTTATCTGGCTTATCTGAACCCGTTGGAGCAGTAGTTGCTTATTTGATCTTAATGCCTTACTTAAATGATGTGATGTTTGGAATAATTTTTGCTGCAGTTGCAGGAATCATGGTATTTATCTCACTGGATGAATTACTACCAGCTGCAAAGCAATACGATGAAGCGCATTTATCAATTTATGGTGTAATCGGTGGAATGGCTGTTATGGCTGTTAGTTTACTTTTATTTATCTGA
- a CDS encoding aldehyde dehydrogenase, whose translation MSKEYSVVEVEEILKEHQAFFESHQTRGIEFRLSQLQKLKDSIIKYEGKITEALQQDLGKHPFETYTTEVGFVLKTITHTMKSLKSWMKTKRVKTPLHFQPGKSQIIYEPYGTVLIISPFNYPFQLLIEPLVGAIAAGNCAVLKPSELVPNVSAVISEMIHSTFDDNYIRTIEGGIETNQSLIHAPFDYIFFTGSIPVGKIVMEAAAKNLVPVTLELGGKSPVIVDRTADIKAAASRIMWGKCVNSGQTCVAPDYLLIHESIKDELISELKETINTFYGETVEESKHYGRIVTARHFNRLVDMLEKDKEGIIFGGNTNPDTRYIEPTLIEASPDSATMSEEIFGPLLPILTYKNIDDAIKIIKNHSKPLALYLFTADQGIEEKVLNEISSGGVCVNDTLTHLGNPELPFGGVGASGMGAYHGHYSFTTFSHEKSVLKKNSGSNLTLLLPPYTDRKLALIKRFLK comes from the coding sequence ATGAGTAAAGAATATAGCGTAGTTGAAGTGGAAGAAATACTGAAAGAGCATCAGGCTTTTTTTGAATCCCATCAAACAAGAGGAATCGAGTTTCGCTTGTCTCAGCTACAAAAGCTGAAGGATAGTATTATCAAATACGAGGGGAAAATAACAGAAGCCCTTCAACAGGATCTAGGGAAGCATCCATTTGAAACCTATACAACAGAAGTAGGCTTTGTTCTAAAGACGATCACCCATACAATGAAATCCCTAAAATCTTGGATGAAAACTAAGCGTGTTAAAACTCCTTTACACTTTCAACCAGGCAAGAGCCAGATTATCTATGAGCCATATGGTACCGTTCTAATTATATCGCCTTTTAATTACCCTTTTCAGCTTCTGATTGAGCCGCTTGTAGGTGCCATTGCAGCAGGGAATTGTGCAGTATTAAAGCCTTCTGAGTTAGTACCAAATGTTTCAGCTGTTATATCCGAGATGATCCACTCTACTTTTGATGATAATTATATTCGTACAATAGAAGGAGGAATTGAAACAAACCAATCGCTTATTCATGCTCCTTTTGACTATATCTTCTTTACTGGTAGTATTCCTGTAGGAAAGATTGTAATGGAGGCAGCTGCTAAAAATCTGGTACCAGTAACATTAGAGTTAGGTGGAAAAAGCCCAGTCATTGTAGATCGAACAGCTGATATTAAGGCAGCTGCCTCAAGGATTATGTGGGGGAAATGTGTTAATTCTGGACAAACCTGTGTTGCGCCTGACTATTTATTAATTCACGAGTCAATCAAAGATGAACTGATCTCTGAATTAAAAGAGACCATAAATACCTTCTATGGTGAAACGGTTGAAGAAAGTAAGCACTATGGAAGAATCGTCACTGCAAGGCACTTTAATCGATTAGTAGACATGCTTGAAAAAGATAAAGAAGGCATCATTTTTGGAGGGAATACGAATCCTGACACAAGGTATATAGAGCCAACCTTGATAGAAGCTTCACCTGATTCTGCTACTATGTCCGAAGAGATATTTGGACCCTTGCTCCCAATCCTGACGTATAAGAACATAGACGATGCGATTAAAATCATTAAGAACCATTCAAAGCCCCTTGCACTGTATTTATTTACAGCTGATCAAGGAATAGAGGAGAAGGTACTAAATGAAATCTCCTCTGGTGGAGTTTGTGTGAATGATACATTAACACATTTGGGGAATCCGGAATTGCCCTTTGGTGGTGTGGGAGCATCTGGGATGGGTGCGTATCATGGGCATTATAGTTTCACCACCTTTTCCCATGAAAAGAGCGTGCTTAAGAAAAATAGTGGCAGTAATCTCACGTTATTATTACCGCCGTATACGGATCGGAAATTAGCGCTTATTAAAAGATTCTTAAAGTAG
- a CDS encoding FUSC family protein, with product MKIGGRILKTGIAVALSLYIAHLLELPSASFAGIAAAFAIQPSIYRSYQSVIDQFQANIIGAFFAILFTLLFSNSPVIIGVTVMVVIGITLKLKLESTIPLAVVTIIAIMESPTEQFIEFGLIRFGTVILGVLSAFVVNLLFFPPKYETKLYYQVVDTTEEIIKWIRINTRNASGHIELKEEIDKLKDRLTKLDQLFSFYKEESSRFEKKKKKYAKTRKLVLFRQMLVTTNQAFETLKRLHRLENDIHHMSKDFQDLLKTELDTLSSAHEQLLLQFIGKVKSHIPVMEEKVAYHQSDLLQDYIHQYTSQDEEQIQEATQLFPLVSMVLEYRSHLGHLEKLLDSFQTYHTESNEVEVEGK from the coding sequence ATGAAAATCGGAGGTCGTATTTTAAAAACAGGAATCGCCGTTGCTCTCTCCTTATATATAGCACATTTATTGGAGCTTCCTTCTGCTTCCTTTGCTGGAATTGCTGCTGCTTTTGCTATTCAGCCTTCCATTTATAGATCTTATCAGTCTGTAATCGATCAATTCCAAGCCAATATCATTGGTGCATTTTTCGCCATTTTATTTACTTTATTATTCTCAAATAGCCCTGTTATCATTGGGGTAACCGTAATGGTTGTCATTGGGATTACATTAAAGCTAAAACTAGAGAGCACAATCCCACTAGCTGTTGTTACGATTATTGCAATTATGGAATCACCTACTGAACAGTTTATTGAATTTGGCCTTATTCGATTTGGTACGGTTATATTGGGAGTATTATCTGCCTTTGTAGTCAACTTATTGTTTTTCCCACCCAAATACGAAACGAAGTTGTATTATCAGGTTGTGGATACAACAGAGGAAATTATAAAGTGGATTAGAATCAACACAAGAAACGCATCAGGACATATTGAGTTAAAAGAAGAAATTGATAAACTGAAGGATCGATTAACAAAGCTTGACCAGCTGTTTTCCTTTTACAAGGAGGAGAGTTCTCGCTTTGAAAAAAAGAAAAAGAAATATGCAAAGACAAGGAAGCTTGTGCTATTCCGACAAATGTTAGTAACAACTAATCAAGCCTTCGAAACACTTAAACGTCTGCATCGTCTTGAAAATGATATACACCACATGTCAAAGGACTTTCAAGACTTGTTAAAGACCGAGCTGGACACTTTATCATCAGCACATGAGCAATTATTGTTACAGTTTATTGGTAAAGTTAAATCGCATATCCCAGTTATGGAAGAAAAGGTTGCGTACCATCAATCAGATTTACTACAAGATTACATCCATCAGTATACTTCACAGGATGAAGAACAAATCCAGGAGGCGACACAGTTGTTTCCATTAGTCTCAATGGTCCTAGAATATAGAAGTCATCTAGGCCACCTTGAGAAGCTTCTAGACAGCTTCCAGACTTATCATACCGAGTCAAACGAAGTAGAAGTGGAAGGTAAGTAG